The region TTTAGAGACCAACTCCAAGCTCAGATCTATCCCAGCGGATATACCTGCTGCAGTGAACAGTTTTCCTTGTTCAATCCAGCGAACACCCTCTCGAACCTGTAGATTCGGATAATTTCTCTGCAAATGCAAGATCTCTTCCCAGTGAGTCGTCACTTCCAAGCTATCCAGCAACCCCGCCTCAGCCAATAGGAACGCACCTGTACAAATCGAAGCAACCAATTGTCTTTTTTCAGCAGTCTCTCTGATCCAGTCGATCACTTCCCTCTTCTTAACTTCTTCCAGATGAACCCCCCCGACCACAATCAACAGATCCAATACTGGCACATTCTGGATGGAATAATGAGGCATCACCTTGAAGGCTCCACGAGCTTCAACCAAGTTTTCACTCGCACCAACGAGCCAGATATTCCAATCCAATTTTGTGAGTCGATTGGCAACACTGAACACCTCGAAAGGTCCTGAAAAATCCAAGACCTCTGCCTGATCGTAGATGTAGATCCCAATGTTCATGGGTTCACAGAAGATAAGAGGAATGTTTCAGCGCTGGGGCCAAGGCGAGGAATAGCCCGGAAGGCGTGGATAGAAACAGCTGAGCGTGGTGACGGAATCAGATTTGTCAAAATTTCAGGCGTGACCAACCTTTAAATCACTACCTGCCTTGTTCTCTCCACGGATCAACCAAAGAGGTCTTTGCGCAAAATTGATCAGATAACCGGAGCCAGTGCCCGTATCAATCAAGTCTCGGTTGAACAGGCTGGTGGAGGGCATGTAGCGAATGGCAAGACCGGCCCGTCGTTTGCCCGAGCGATTTGGATGGGAGCCATGCACCAAGTGGACGTCATGCATGGAGAACTGTCCTGGCGTGAGCTCCAAGCTAACCGTATTTTCTGGATCGATCCGACCATCATTCACTCGTTGATTGAGCACAAGATCCTCTCGGGATTCATTTTGATGTGTCAGCGATTGATGCCGATGTGAGCCAGGAACAACTCGCATACAGCCGTTCTCTTCGGACACATGATCCAACGCAACCCACACAGTACAAGTTGCCAAAGGACGGATCGGCCAATAGGCGCCATCCTGATGCATCGGCACTTCCATCCCATCTGAGCCAGGCTTGCAGAAGAGCTGACATCCCCACAGAATGATGTCGGGACCAATCAACTGTTCTACACAATCCACGATCACTGGATCCTTGGCCAACTCCATGAAAGCCTCATCACCGCGCACACCCTCCTGGTTCAAGCCACTGATGTGAACACTGACCAGCTTCTCCGGTCGCACATCAGGATTAGCTTGCAACACACGATCAACGGCAGCCATTAAATCGGTCAACCGTGATTCTGGTAACTGACGGTCTGGGATTAAGTAGCCCTCTTCTTTATATTGTTGAATCGCTTCAGTAGAGAGTGGGGCGTTGGTTGTCATCGATACCTTTTCAGAGTCAAGTCATTGAACAGTGTCACTGGGCCACCCAGCCACCATCAACAGGTAGAGTATGTCCCGTGATCATGGCAGCTGCGTCACTAGCCAGAAAACGAATTGCATCTACCACCTCATAGGTTTCTACCATCCGTCCGAGTGGCGTTCGTGCGAGTAGTTTTTCTTCCATCTTATCTTCTGCCAGCAGGCTTTGAGTCAAGGAGGTTCTGACGAACGCAGGAGCCACCGCATTGACCCGAATACCTCGTGCTGCCCAATCCAGCGCTAATGAGCGAGTCAGATTGACTACTCCTCCCTTGCTGGCCTGATAGGCAGGATTGGGATAGACTCCACCTCCAATCAAACCCATGATCGAAGCAATATTGACAATACTCCCCTTGCCTTGCTCGAGCATCGTCTTGGCGGCTTCTCTGGAGCAAAGAAAGGTCCCCGTCAGGTTGATGTTGAGCACTTCCTGCCAACGCTCCAGGGGCAACTCAGTCGCTTCCATCCGGGCTCCTGTTCCGGCAGAATTGACCAAAATCTCATAGGAACCCAGCGTTGCTACTTTCCTCATGACCCCCACAACGGAATCTTCCTTGGTCACATCCAGAAACATGGTTTCGAGGGAGATTCCCTGATCATTAAGCTGAGCCTGAGCTTTCTGTAAAGCGGCTTCGTTGCGATCCCCAATCACTACCTGTGCTCCTGCTCGAGCAAACACCTTGGCGGTCTCCAGGCCAATGCCACTGGCTCCCCCAGTGATCAGTGCTGTTTTCCCGGTTAGAGAAAGGCGATCGTTTGGCTTGGTTGTCATGTGTCACTCCCTGGTAGATCAGCCAACACGGATTCACACCAAATCACAGGCGTCCGCTGGCATCCAGTGCGCGTCTTGATCTAACCACTTGACGTTACAACCGATTGGATTGGCCAAGGGGACACTTACCAATTGTCCAGCCGTAACTTCTGCAAGCGCCTTTTCCAGGTCATTGACCTGCATCTTTGAAGTATCGCGCGGTTGATCTACTCCACGGCCACAGTACACCAACTTGCGATCCGCATCAAAGACATAGAAGTGAGGAGTTCGTAGCGCCCCGTAGGCTTGTGCAACCTCCTGGGAAGCATCCCTCGCATAGACCCACGGGAAGTTGTGTTCCTTCATCCGCAAGACCATCTGATCGAAATCATCAGTAGGATTCGTCGTTTCACTGTTGGAATTGATTCCGATAAAAGCCACTCCCTTGTCCTGAAATTTCTCAGCAGTGGCCCGTGTGACTTCATCAGATCCGACGACGAATGGACAGTGATTGCAGGTAAAGAAGATCACGAGCGTGGAGGCAGATTCAAAGTCAGCTTGGCTGTAGTTTTTACCATCAGTACCAACTACAGAAAAATCAGGAGCGGTTGCTCCAAGTTCAAGAGTAAAGGACATCGTCTCTCGTAAAAAATCAGGTTTTGTTAACTGTAAGGTCTCTTAGAACTGC is a window of SAR324 cluster bacterium DNA encoding:
- a CDS encoding DJ-1/PfpI family protein, whose amino-acid sequence is MNIGIYIYDQAEVLDFSGPFEVFSVANRLTKLDWNIWLVGASENLVEARGAFKVMPHYSIQNVPVLDLLIVVGGVHLEEVKKREVIDWIRETAEKRQLVASICTGAFLLAEAGLLDSLEVTTHWEEILHLQRNYPNLQVREGVRWIEQGKLFTAAGISAGIDLSLELVSK
- a CDS encoding phytanoyl-CoA dioxygenase family protein, with the translated sequence MTTNAPLSTEAIQQYKEEGYLIPDRQLPESRLTDLMAAVDRVLQANPDVRPEKLVSVHISGLNQEGVRGDEAFMELAKDPVIVDCVEQLIGPDIILWGCQLFCKPGSDGMEVPMHQDGAYWPIRPLATCTVWVALDHVSEENGCMRVVPGSHRHQSLTHQNESREDLVLNQRVNDGRIDPENTVSLELTPGQFSMHDVHLVHGSHPNRSGKRRAGLAIRYMPSTSLFNRDLIDTGTGSGYLINFAQRPLWLIRGENKAGSDLKVGHA
- a CDS encoding glucose 1-dehydrogenase; amino-acid sequence: MTTKPNDRLSLTGKTALITGGASGIGLETAKVFARAGAQVVIGDRNEAALQKAQAQLNDQGISLETMFLDVTKEDSVVGVMRKVATLGSYEILVNSAGTGARMEATELPLERWQEVLNINLTGTFLCSREAAKTMLEQGKGSIVNIASIMGLIGGGVYPNPAYQASKGGVVNLTRSLALDWAARGIRVNAVAPAFVRTSLTQSLLAEDKMEEKLLARTPLGRMVETYEVVDAIRFLASDAAAMITGHTLPVDGGWVAQ
- a CDS encoding thioredoxin family protein — encoded protein: MSFTLELGATAPDFSVVGTDGKNYSQADFESASTLVIFFTCNHCPFVVGSDEVTRATAEKFQDKGVAFIGINSNSETTNPTDDFDQMVLRMKEHNFPWVYARDASQEVAQAYGALRTPHFYVFDADRKLVYCGRGVDQPRDTSKMQVNDLEKALAEVTAGQLVSVPLANPIGCNVKWLDQDAHWMPADACDLV